A single Ciona intestinalis chromosome 12, KH, whole genome shotgun sequence DNA region contains:
- the LOC778716 gene encoding transcription factor protein (The RefSeq protein has 2 substitutions compared to this genomic sequence): MTELGNQICMEETRKPERPYVGLIAEAILDSEAKRLSLGQIYQYLEAKYLYFKLRRGGWKNSIRHNLSLNHCFIKVGRCEDGKGNYWTIHPSYEPAFQRGDFKWRRLSRRRPSRQKQKREEQETNTKLNPTYSYYESFYYQQHNNTFSTTQIDCHLPDVGTITPNPWFPTPLYQPAYYNHQKLYTQLLQDQFNWTNRMISLEKSCVENCAL, encoded by the coding sequence ATGACTGAGTTGGAGAACCAGATCTGTACAGAGGAAACTAGAAAACCAGAGCGTCCATACGTTGGATTAATTGCGGAAGCTATTTTAGATTCTGAAGCCAAGCGGTTGAGTCTGGGGCAGATTTATCAATATCTGGAAGCGAAATATCTTTATTTCAAACTGCGTAGAGGCGGTTGGAAAAATAGCATCAGACACAACCTATCACTCAATCATTGCTTCATAAAAGTTGGGAGATGCGAGGACGGCAAAGGGAATTACTGGACCATACACCCGAGTTATGAACCTGCTTTTCAGCGTGGTGATTTTAAATGGAGGCGTCTTTCAAGGCGAAGGCCATCACGGCAAAAGCAAAAGCGTGAAGAACAAGAAACCAACACAAAATTGAACCCGACATATTCTTATTACGAAAGCTTTTATTACCAACAACACAACAATACATTCTCTACAACACAAATTGATTGCCATTTACCAGACGTCGGTACAATTACACCGAACCCATGGTTCCCAACCCCGCTGTACCAGCCTGCATATTACAACCATCAAAAACTATACACGCAGTTATTACAAGACCAGTTTAATTGGACAAACCGAATGATATCGCTAGAAAAAAGCTGCGTTGAAAACTGCGCTTTGTGA
- the LOC100178112 gene encoding protein FAM53A-like, producing MSAMVTQLSYSINEKLHLDDSTFPSIPQQQHHRPESSVPTAKPSTSKNLKFAQKEHGQWSPPVSNVSPSHDGTSTSSNNAEKYFQGSGTSVVGVALPRHKPQRSIVFSTRSIKPVALVKTQLSNHEETTIHDLRSTSYRETRKSFSAAQYNRLEKWSVPKPPQPTLNETVADNTDCSKPNTSANQLDKFPSIVGKSCILHSPVKSSQVLADNPPNKRHCRSVSEPDEMLDKFSPNSSPIFSSWNPSSQSSRVWVPIRKLGNRRAYSANNSRSLGDCSRSLDCASLCSESSTTQDSLLTPPSSPVPRPASVTVIKRGGAWTFLSSQHSLSEHSSFSPLSSPSCNISSPLSSRSAHGITSSSLSATKRSLSFSEDFEYRASIQYTPTSTPELERRFDGFNSSRKGGLLRCQSHPSDLNMKKKGRRRLTSRLSHRPTLDFAKMKQTSINRRKSRETRCCANTKDGNKLIQNKDVSPIEPVFPSSLVVHDAPRKGKLVEPVMSRYSPPIMFSIGCTRVPNSNPTKEDTSYIDEVVAEQDDVIMETRVASFERDCADLNVDAIENEEFSD from the exons ATGTCAGCAATGGTCACACAACTTTCTTACAGCATCAATGAGAAGTTACATTTAGATGATTCTACTTTCCCATCCATACCACAACAGCAG CATCATAGACCAGAATCATCAGTTCCCACAGCAAAACCATCTACCTcaaaaaacttgaaatttGCTCAAAAAG AACATGGACAATGGAGTCCGCCGGTATCGAATGTTTCTCCTTCTCATGATGGCACGTCTACCTCATCTAACAATGCTGAGAAATATTTCCAGGGAAGTGGAACGTCCGTGGTTGGGGTAGCTTTGCCGAGACATAAACCTCAAAGGTCGATTGTATTTTCCACGCGCAGCATCAAACCAGTAGCTttggttaaaacacagttaagCAACCATGAAGAAACCACGATACATGATTTGCGATCTACCAGCTACAGGGAAACAAGGAAATCTTTTTCAGCAGCTCAATATAATAGATTGGAAAAATGGTCTGTACCTAAACCCCCCCAACCCACATTAAATGAAACTGTAGCAGACAATACAGATTGCAGTAAACCTAACACTTCAGCAAACCAACTTGACAAATTTCCAAGTATAGTGGGCAAGAGTTGTATATTACATTCTCCAGTTAAATCCTCGCAAGTATTAGCGGACAACCCACCCAACAAGCGTCATTGTCGCTCTGTGTCCGAACCAGATGAAATGTTGGACAAATTCAGCCCCAACTCTTCCCCCATATTTTCTTCCTGGAACCCATCATCCCAATCCTCAAGAGTTTGGGTTCCGATCCGGAAGTTGGGGAACAGAAGAGCTTACTCCGCAAATAATTCTCGTTCCCTTGGAGATTGCTCAAGGTCCCTCGACTGCGCAAGTTTATGTTCTGAAAGCTCCACCACCCAAGACTCGTTGCTCACTCCCCCCTCATCCCCTGTTCCTCGACCCGCATCCGTCACTGTGATCAAGAGAGGAGGAGCTTGGACTTTTCTCTCATCCCAGCACTCCCTCTCGGAGCATTCGAGCTTCAGTCCTCTTTCATCTCCGAGCTGCAACATCTCTTCCCCCCTCTCCTCAAGATCAGCTCATGGCATCACGAGTTCAAGTTTATCAGCGACAAAACGAAGCCTCTCGTTTTCAGAGGACTTTGAATACAGAGCGAGCATCCAGTATACTCCAACCTCAACCCCTGAGTTAGAACGCAG GTTTGATGGTTTCAATTCATCAAGGAAAGGAGGATTACTTCGATGTCAATCTCATCCATCCGATCTCAACATGAAGAAAAAAGGAAGAAGAAGATTAACGAGCAGGTTGTCACACCGACCGACACTTGACTTTGCAAAAATGAAGCAG ACATCTATAAACAGAAGGAAGAGCAGGGAAACGAGGTGCTGTGCCAATACAAAG GACGGCAACAAGTTAATACAGAACAAAGATGTGTCTCCGATTGAACCCGTTTTTCCTTCCAGTTTAGTAGTACACGATGCTCCCAGGAAAGGCAAACTG gtgGAACCTGTTATGTCTCGGTACTCTCCCCCTATCATGTTTTCTATTGGATGTACGAGGGTACCGAATTCGAACCCCACCAAAGAAGATACGTCATATATTGATGAAGTAGTCGCGGAAcaagatgacgtcattatggaGACGAGAGTGGCGTCATTCGAACGCGATTGCGCCGATTTGAATGTTGACGCGATAGAAAACGAGGAATTTTCGGATTGA